A genomic region of Elephas maximus indicus isolate mEleMax1 chromosome 10, mEleMax1 primary haplotype, whole genome shotgun sequence contains the following coding sequences:
- the OTUB2 gene encoding ubiquitin thioesterase OTUB2, producing MSETSFNLISEKCDILSILRDHPENRIYQRKIQELSKRFTSIRKTKGDGNCFYRALGYSYLESLLGRSREILRFKERVLQTPNDLLAAGFEEHKFRNFFNAFYSVVELVEKDGSVSSLLKVFNDQSTSDRIVQFLRLLTSAFIKNRADFFRHFIDEEMDIKDFCAHEVEPMAMECDHIQITALSQALNIALQVEYVDEMDTALNHHVFPEAASPSVYLLYKTSHYNILYAADKR from the exons ATG AGTGAAACATCTTTCAACCTAATATCAGAAAAATGTGACATTCTGTCCATTCTTCGGGATCACCCTGAAAACAGGATTTACCAGCGGAAAATCCAG GAACTCAGCAAAAGGTTCACCTCGATCCGTAAGACCAAAGGGGATGGGAACTGCTTCTACAGGGCCTTGGGCTATTCCTACCTGGAGTCCCTGCTGGGGAGAAGCAGGGAGATCCTCAG GTTCAAGGAGCGTGTACTGCAGACCCCAAATGACCTTCTGGCAGCCGGCTTTGAGGAGCACAAGTTCCGCAACTTCTTCAATGCT TTTTACAGCGTGGTGGAGCTGGTGGAGAAGGACGGCTCGGTGTCCAGCCTGCTGAAAGTGTTCAATGACCAGAGCACCTCGGACCGCATCGTGCAGTTCCTGCGCCTGCTCACCTCCGCCTTCATCAAGAACCGGGCAGACTTCTTCCGGCACTTCATCGACGAGGAGATGGACATCAAAGACTTCTGTGCTCAC GAAGTAGAGCCCATGGCCATGGAGTGTGACCACATCCAGATCACGGCCCTGTCACAGGCACTGAACATCGCCCTGCAGGTGGAATACGTGGACGAGATGGACACCGCACTGAACCACCACGTGTTCCCCGAGGCGGCCAGCCCTTCCGTTTACCTGCTCTATAAAACATCCCACTACAACATCCTTTATGCAGCCGATAAACGTTGA